The proteins below come from a single Corylus avellana chromosome ca3, CavTom2PMs-1.0 genomic window:
- the LOC132174619 gene encoding uncharacterized protein At4g26485-like, protein MGDECSSVHNNGAKKRIKKNYGSSHNILLVGEGDFSFAVCLAKAFGTAENMIATSFDSKEVLMTEYSNAMSNLKELEDRRCTVLHDVDAHTMNRHPHLRSKLFDRVVFNFPHAGFTWKEHNDYQIELHQELVRGFMRSSIEMLTEKGEIHITHKTAYPFNRWEIVELGKEIGLFLLEEMEFERWCYPGYINRRGSGTRIDETFPVGECSTFKFAK, encoded by the exons ATGGGTGATGAGTGTAGTAGTGTACATAACAATGGAGCAAAgaaaaggataaagaaaaattatggcaGCTCTCATAATATACTGCTTGTGGGTGAGGGAGATTTCTCTTTTGCTGTATGCTTAGCAAAAGCATTTGGTACTGCTGAGAACATGATTGCCACCTCTTTTGATTCCAAAG aGGTATTGATGACTGAATATTCGAATGCCATGAGCAATTTGAAAGAACTGGAGGATCGAAGATGCACTGTTTTGCATGATGTGGATGCCCATACTATGAATCGACACCCTCACCTTCGTTCGAAATTGTTCGACAGGGTTGTCTTTAATTTCCCTCATGCTGGTTTCACTTGGAAGGAGCATAATGACTACCAAATTGA GCTTCACCAGGAGTTGGTTAGGGGATTCATGAGGAGTTCAATTGAGATGCTGACAGAGAAAGGAGAAATTCACATTACCCACAAGACGGCTTACCCTTTCAATAGATGGGAGATAGTGGAGTTAGGAAAAGAGATTGGGCTGTTTTTGCTTGAGGAAATGGAATTTGAAAGATGGTGCTATCCAGGCTACATTAATAGGAGAGGGTCGGGGACTAGAATCGACGAGACATTCCCTGTAGGAGAATGTTCTACTTTCAAATTCGCCAAGTGA